In Paracoccus aminophilus JCM 7686, a single window of DNA contains:
- a CDS encoding ornithine cyclodeaminase family protein: MQEIWIDYINALDTKALALDNDEILDAVTAALVAQGRGETVIEPRVHLVPESSDKGHFNVLRGYVKPLDYAGVKVVGDFVDNYKVGLPSELAVLNLFDPRTGVPKAIVDATAITDMRTGAITALGAKYLARKDSKILGHVGARGTSYWNVRLLDHLFDFDEIRVHSRRPESREGFAARLEKDLGKKIIVTDNWEDCLKDADILVEASRLPEPTPLLKTSWVKKGAFVVPYGTMSALEFDLTDIMDKVVVDDWGQCGPGRPYGALRRHVDEGKVTAENLHAELGQIVCGAKPGRESDAETILFWHRGLSSTDVALGAAIVDKAKRMNIGQKLRFA; this comes from the coding sequence CAGGAAATTTGGATCGATTACATCAATGCCTTGGACACCAAGGCGCTCGCGCTCGACAATGACGAGATCCTGGACGCCGTCACCGCCGCCCTTGTCGCCCAAGGACGCGGCGAGACCGTGATCGAGCCGCGCGTCCATCTGGTCCCGGAAAGCTCGGACAAGGGCCATTTCAACGTGCTGCGCGGCTATGTGAAGCCGCTCGATTACGCGGGCGTCAAGGTCGTCGGCGATTTCGTTGACAATTACAAAGTCGGCCTGCCCTCGGAGCTGGCGGTCCTGAACCTCTTTGATCCGCGCACCGGCGTGCCGAAAGCCATCGTCGATGCGACCGCGATCACCGATATGCGCACCGGCGCGATCACCGCGCTTGGCGCGAAATATCTGGCGCGCAAGGACAGCAAGATCCTTGGCCATGTCGGCGCGCGCGGCACCTCTTACTGGAACGTGCGCCTGCTCGACCATCTCTTTGATTTCGACGAGATCCGCGTCCACTCGCGCCGCCCCGAAAGCCGCGAGGGCTTTGCCGCGCGGCTGGAAAAGGACCTCGGCAAGAAGATCATCGTCACCGACAATTGGGAAGATTGCCTGAAAGACGCCGATATTCTGGTCGAGGCGAGCCGCCTGCCCGAGCCGACGCCGCTGTTGAAAACCAGCTGGGTCAAGAAGGGCGCTTTCGTCGTTCCTTACGGCACGATGAGCGCGCTCGAATTCGATCTGACCGACATTATGGACAAGGTCGTGGTTGATGATTGGGGCCAATGCGGTCCGGGCCGCCCCTATGGCGCGCTGCGTCGCCATGTCGATGAGGGCAAGGTCACGGCGGAAAACCTTCATGCCGAGCTGGGCCAGATCGTCTGCGGCGCAAAGCCCGGGCGCGAGAGCGACGCGGAGACCATCCTCTTCTGGCATCGCGGTCTGAGCAGCACCGATGTGGCGCTCGGCGCGGCGATCGTCGACAAGGCCAAGCGCATGAACATCGGCCAGAAGCTGCGCTTCGCCTGA